A window from Candidatus Gracilibacteria bacterium encodes these proteins:
- the tyrS gene encoding tyrosine--tRNA ligase, giving the protein MAVNTDEKMIDQLLSLGVADVIVKEDLKKKLRSGKILRIKLGIDPTGFDLHLGHMVVLHKLKEFQDLGHQIILLFGNFTGRIGDPSGKNETRPMRTQEELEANAKDYMEQAGKILDVSKVEVRWNAEWLAPLNFADVVTLASQFTVAQMLERDMFQDRIKANQPISVHEFMYPLMQGYDSVALKADVELGGTDQTFNLLAGRTLQKAYGQEPQNILTVPILIGTDGSMKMGKSTGNYIAVAETPEDMYGKTMSISDELILNYFELAARVDGDELAEFKKRLEEGENPRNLKMELAHAIVELYHGEKAAQMAEEHFKTVHQKREVPEEVEEVTLGAGSGANGAWNIVDLISELGLAETKSKARQLIEGGAVKWEGEKVEDVKMEVTLTGDGALLQVGKRNFRRVKN; this is encoded by the coding sequence ATGGCTGTGAATACAGATGAAAAGATGATCGATCAATTGCTTTCTTTGGGGGTAGCTGATGTTATTGTTAAAGAAGATTTAAAAAAGAAGCTGCGGAGTGGAAAGATTTTGCGCATTAAATTGGGTATTGATCCCACGGGTTTCGATCTGCACCTGGGGCATATGGTGGTCTTGCACAAGCTCAAGGAATTTCAGGATTTGGGGCATCAAATCATTCTGCTTTTTGGTAATTTTACGGGAAGAATTGGAGATCCCTCCGGAAAGAATGAAACTCGTCCGATGCGCACACAGGAAGAACTTGAAGCCAACGCGAAGGATTATATGGAGCAAGCGGGTAAAATTTTGGATGTGAGCAAGGTGGAAGTGCGTTGGAATGCCGAATGGCTCGCTCCACTCAACTTTGCGGATGTGGTGACTCTGGCTTCGCAGTTTACGGTGGCACAGATGCTCGAACGGGACATGTTCCAGGATCGCATCAAGGCGAATCAACCGATTTCCGTGCATGAATTCATGTATCCGCTCATGCAGGGCTACGACAGCGTGGCGCTCAAGGCGGATGTGGAGCTGGGTGGAACAGATCAAACTTTTAACCTGCTCGCCGGGCGCACTTTGCAAAAAGCCTACGGCCAGGAGCCTCAAAACATTTTGACCGTGCCCATTTTGATTGGAACGGATGGCAGTATGAAGATGGGCAAAAGCACCGGCAATTACATCGCCGTGGCCGAAACTCCCGAGGATATGTATGGAAAAACCATGTCCATTTCGGATGAGCTCATTTTGAACTACTTTGAACTCGCCGCCCGTGTGGATGGAGATGAATTGGCGGAATTCAAAAAGCGATTGGAGGAGGGTGAAAACCCCCGCAATCTCAAGATGGAGCTGGCTCATGCCATTGTGGAGCTTTACCACGGCGAAAAGGCCGCCCAAATGGCCGAGGAACACTTTAAAACGGTGCACCAGAAAAGGGAGGTGCCGGAGGAGGTTGAAGAGGTGACTTTAGGAGCCGGCTCCGGCGCAAACGGCGCCTGGAACATTGTGGATTTGATCTCGGAGTTGGGCTTGGCCGAAACAAAGAGCAAGGCTCGCCAGTTGATCGAAGGTGGGGCCGTGAAGTGGGAAGGCGAAAAAGTAGAGGATGTAAAAATGGAAGTGACTCTGACGGGCGATGGGGCACTTTTACAGGTTGGAAAGAGGAATTTTAGGAGGGTGAAGAATTAA
- a CDS encoding type II toxin-antitoxin system RelE/ParE family toxin: protein MYKIVLHEQVLSKDFKELDKPEIEKILRAIKEKLETDPLTFGKPLRKELKGYYRLRVDIYRVIYKIIKHEVVVSVIKIGKRKDSEVYEDARKRV from the coding sequence ATGTATAAAATCGTTTTACACGAACAAGTGTTGAGCAAAGATTTCAAGGAACTCGATAAACCCGAAATCGAGAAAATTCTTAGAGCCATCAAAGAAAAACTCGAGACCGACCCTCTCACCTTTGGCAAACCCCTCCGCAAAGAACTTAAAGGCTACTACCGTCTCCGTGTCGATATTTACCGTGTGATCTACAAAATCATCAAGCACGAAGTCGTAGTCTCCGTCATCAAAATCGGCAAGCGCAAAGACTCGGAAGTATATGAGGATGCGAGGAAGAGGGTTTAA
- the lepB gene encoding signal peptidase I, whose translation MSENPNKDFNLSKFLLDILVDTVIVAVLVVIIRLFLFAPFQVHGQSMCNTFNDYDGECISGDGEYVLTSRLSTWNLFGWSPSTIERGDIIIFKAPYSEDGDFYIKRVIGLPGDQVKVEDGLVSVLDEDGVYIELDEPYLSEENQGNTQAFHTSSEVFSVPDGAYFVLGDNRTRSNDSRRCFQQTGCTAKTSPYLIEDFIEGEVKMVLFPLSHVRFVKDFDYSV comes from the coding sequence ATGTCCGAAAATCCGAATAAAGATTTCAACCTTTCAAAATTTCTTCTGGACATTCTGGTGGACACCGTGATTGTTGCTGTTTTGGTGGTGATTATCCGTCTTTTCCTTTTCGCCCCTTTTCAGGTTCACGGTCAATCTATGTGCAACACATTTAATGACTATGATGGAGAGTGTATTTCCGGAGATGGCGAGTATGTTTTGACTTCACGCCTTTCCACTTGGAATCTTTTTGGGTGGAGTCCCTCCACAATTGAACGGGGAGACATTATTATTTTTAAGGCGCCCTATTCCGAGGATGGTGATTTCTATATTAAACGGGTGATTGGGCTTCCCGGAGATCAAGTGAAAGTTGAGGATGGACTTGTGAGCGTCTTGGATGAAGATGGTGTTTATATTGAGCTGGATGAGCCCTATTTGAGTGAAGAAAATCAAGGGAACACTCAGGCTTTCCATACCAGCAGTGAGGTCTTTTCTGTCCCTGATGGCGCCTACTTTGTGCTTGGAGACAATCGAACGCGAAGCAACGATTCCAGACGATGCTTTCAACAAACCGGCTGTACCGCCAAGACCTCTCCTTACTTAATAGAAGATTTTATTGAAGGAGAGGTGAAGATGGTGCTCTTCCCCTTGAGCCATGTTCGCTTTGTGAAAGACTTTGATTATTCAGTTTAG
- a CDS encoding RluA family pseudouridine synthase produces the protein MQFQSIIIKDKDSTARLDQFLAPFLKLTRNQVQRLIKEGCIFVNHKPEKANTKLKTGDKILYRIPEAEESKLVPEKIPLEIIFEDKDFLVINKSAGMVVHPDESGHNSGTVVHAVLAHSKNLSGIGGKKRPGIVHRLDKDTSGVLLIAKNDKTHQKFSKLFQDRKVEKSYLALVKGTPKSQKGRIEAPIGRSSNERKKMAVSTQGKTAISSFEVLAIYRGVSLLKVKIETGRTHQIRVHLASIGHPVVGDPVYGDKKLNAEFKEKHGLTRQFLHAAELKIDGKTFQAPLPEDLEKVKL, from the coding sequence ATGCAATTTCAAAGCATCATTATAAAAGACAAAGACAGCACCGCCAGACTCGACCAGTTTTTAGCTCCATTTCTAAAATTGACCCGCAATCAGGTTCAGCGCCTCATCAAAGAAGGCTGTATTTTCGTGAACCATAAGCCGGAAAAAGCAAACACCAAGCTCAAAACCGGAGACAAAATCCTCTATCGCATTCCCGAAGCGGAGGAATCCAAACTCGTGCCGGAAAAAATCCCGCTCGAAATTATTTTTGAAGATAAAGATTTTCTGGTCATCAATAAGTCCGCCGGAATGGTGGTGCACCCCGACGAAAGCGGCCACAACAGCGGAACCGTGGTTCACGCCGTTCTAGCCCATTCCAAGAATTTGAGTGGGATTGGTGGAAAAAAACGCCCGGGAATCGTCCATCGTCTCGATAAAGACACCTCCGGGGTCCTGCTCATCGCAAAAAATGATAAAACGCATCAGAAGTTCAGCAAGCTCTTTCAAGATCGAAAGGTGGAAAAAAGCTACCTCGCCCTGGTGAAAGGCACGCCCAAAAGCCAAAAAGGCCGTATTGAGGCTCCCATTGGCCGCAGCAGCAATGAACGAAAGAAGATGGCCGTAAGCACTCAAGGGAAAACCGCCATTTCAAGCTTTGAAGTCTTGGCCATTTACCGCGGTGTGAGCCTGCTTAAAGTAAAGATTGAGACGGGCCGCACTCACCAAATTCGCGTTCATTTGGCCAGCATCGGGCACCCTGTGGTGGGAGATCCCGTTTATGGAGATAAGAAGCTCAACGCGGAATTTAAAGAAAAACACGGTCTCACCCGCCAGTTCCTCCA
- the gatB gene encoding Asp-tRNA(Asn)/Glu-tRNA(Gln) amidotransferase subunit GatB → MELEIVIGLEIHAQISTKTKMFCACKNNSFGMEANTNVCPVCMAFPGMLPVINKEAVRKGVIAALTLNCEIPSFSKFDRKNYFYPDLPPGFQISQYDEPVSKEGFVEIAINGEKKKIRVLRLHLENDAGKLTHTGGDTLLDFNRAGCPLMEIVSYPDMHSAEEARIYAQTVQQLLRHSGSSDCDMEKGMMRFDASVSLRPKGEEKLYPRAEIKNLNSFRSLEAAIAYEVKRQGKLWEAGTVPTSEQTVGWDDTRGTTELLREKESAADYRYFPEPDLPPVEITEEQLKEWKTLVPETPMQKYERFMQTFALGEAEARFFSEDPALAKYFEEVAEKSKNPKAAASFVGTILVKRLKDEGQWIENSAIQADQLAELIRLVDEGKISNTIAKSTIFDEMMKTGKDPKQIVEEQGLSQKNDSAEIETWCKAAIAQNPQAAADVKAGIQKALGSLVGLAMKESKGQANPKLVNESLMKLLS, encoded by the coding sequence ATGGAACTTGAAATTGTAATCGGTCTCGAAATCCACGCACAGATCTCAACCAAAACAAAAATGTTTTGCGCGTGTAAAAATAATTCTTTTGGGATGGAGGCCAACACCAATGTTTGCCCTGTTTGCATGGCCTTTCCGGGCATGCTCCCCGTCATCAATAAAGAGGCGGTTCGAAAAGGGGTCATTGCGGCACTCACGCTAAACTGTGAAATTCCCTCTTTCTCAAAATTCGACAGAAAAAATTATTTCTACCCCGATCTCCCGCCGGGTTTTCAGATTTCTCAGTACGACGAACCTGTTTCAAAAGAAGGTTTTGTGGAAATTGCGATAAATGGAGAAAAAAAGAAAATAAGAGTCCTCCGCTTGCATCTGGAGAATGACGCCGGAAAACTCACCCACACAGGAGGGGACACTCTCCTCGACTTCAATCGTGCCGGATGCCCGCTCATGGAAATTGTATCTTATCCGGACATGCACAGTGCGGAGGAAGCGCGCATTTACGCACAAACCGTTCAGCAACTTTTACGCCATTCCGGCAGCTCCGATTGCGACATGGAAAAAGGAATGATGCGTTTTGATGCTTCCGTTTCACTACGGCCCAAAGGGGAGGAGAAGCTCTACCCTCGTGCAGAAATCAAAAATTTAAATTCATTCCGATCTTTGGAAGCGGCCATCGCATATGAAGTGAAGCGACAGGGGAAGCTTTGGGAGGCGGGAACAGTGCCCACAAGCGAGCAAACGGTGGGTTGGGACGATACTCGGGGAACCACGGAACTTTTAAGAGAGAAAGAGAGTGCAGCGGATTATCGGTATTTCCCAGAACCCGATCTTCCACCCGTGGAAATTACAGAAGAACAACTTAAAGAGTGGAAAACCTTGGTGCCGGAAACTCCTATGCAGAAGTACGAGCGGTTCATGCAGACTTTTGCTTTGGGGGAGGCCGAAGCCCGATTTTTCTCGGAAGATCCTGCCTTGGCAAAGTACTTCGAAGAGGTGGCGGAAAAGTCTAAGAATCCCAAAGCTGCGGCATCTTTTGTGGGTACAATCTTAGTGAAAAGGCTCAAAGACGAAGGCCAGTGGATAGAAAATTCAGCGATTCAAGCAGATCAGCTTGCGGAGCTCATTCGCTTGGTGGATGAGGGCAAGATTTCCAACACCATTGCAAAGAGCACCATATTTGACGAAATGATGAAAACGGGAAAAGATCCCAAGCAAATCGTGGAGGAGCAGGGCCTCAGTCAAAAAAACGATTCCGCCGAAATAGAAACCTGGTGTAAGGCCGCCATCGCCCAAAATCCTCAGGCCGCCGCCGATGTAAAAGCGGGCATCCAAAAGGCCTTGGGCAGTCTTGTGGGCCTTGCCATGAAAGAGTCCAAAGGTCAGGCCAATCCAAAACTGGTGAACGAGTCGTTGATGAAACTGCTCTCTTAG
- a CDS encoding tRNA uridine(34) 5-carboxymethylaminomethyl modification radical SAM/GNAT enzyme Elp3, producing MKILSSEDIQKALIQQASNLKIQTEDELHKLKKAYARDHEIDLLSNFKLQKAYEEMLKEGWKGDPALQRLLRKRKVRTLSGVSVITVLTKPYPCPGKCVFCPTEPGMPKSYLSNEPGAMRAVLDDFHPRDQVKTRLDSLTRQGHETDKIEMIVLGGTFSAYNRRYQSDFVRALFNACNTQQGRGLKEAQHINESAQHRIIGLSLETRPDHITEDEIKNMLKLGCTKVQIGIQQIDDEILELNKRGETVAQQIAAIKLLKDAGLKVAVHLMPNLPGSTPEKDKWMVREFFQNPNFKADQLKIYPCVVTPYAELEQWWKEGRYESYSDEVLMDILIEMKRHIPEYVRIERLFRDIPGESILEGSQMTNMRQILQDKMKKEGIVCHCIRCREIKGDVFDPDETELRVLEYEASEGKEFFISFNQADPKGLLGREDKLCSLLRLRFSSYSLQGKPHFIPELEGAALVREVHTYGAQVRVGKSTKSASQHGGLGRRMIAKAEEISKAAGYKKIAIIAGVGTRNYYRKWGYELEGAYMTKQLS from the coding sequence ATGAAAATACTCTCTTCCGAGGATATACAAAAAGCACTGATTCAACAAGCTTCAAATCTGAAGATCCAAACGGAGGACGAGCTGCACAAACTTAAAAAAGCGTACGCCAGAGATCATGAGATTGATCTGTTGAGCAACTTTAAGTTACAAAAAGCTTATGAAGAAATGTTGAAAGAGGGATGGAAGGGTGACCCGGCGCTGCAACGCTTGCTGCGCAAAAGAAAAGTTCGCACCCTTTCCGGAGTGAGCGTCATCACGGTGCTCACTAAACCGTATCCTTGCCCGGGGAAGTGCGTATTTTGCCCAACAGAACCCGGCATGCCCAAATCTTATCTTTCCAACGAGCCGGGGGCCATGCGCGCGGTTCTCGATGATTTTCACCCCCGCGACCAGGTGAAAACCCGGCTCGATAGCCTCACTCGTCAAGGTCACGAAACCGATAAAATTGAAATGATTGTATTGGGCGGAACTTTTTCAGCCTACAACCGCCGATATCAAAGCGATTTCGTTCGTGCTCTATTCAACGCCTGCAACACACAGCAAGGACGAGGCTTAAAAGAAGCTCAACACATCAATGAGTCCGCCCAGCATCGCATCATCGGTCTCAGTTTGGAGACCCGCCCGGACCACATCACCGAAGATGAAATTAAAAACATGCTGAAGCTCGGCTGCACCAAAGTACAAATTGGCATTCAGCAGATCGATGATGAAATTTTGGAACTCAATAAACGCGGCGAAACGGTGGCTCAGCAGATTGCTGCCATCAAACTCCTTAAGGATGCAGGGCTCAAAGTTGCTGTTCACCTCATGCCCAATTTACCGGGGAGCACGCCGGAAAAAGACAAATGGATGGTTCGAGAATTTTTCCAAAACCCAAACTTTAAGGCCGACCAACTTAAAATCTACCCCTGCGTGGTGACGCCTTACGCAGAGCTTGAACAGTGGTGGAAGGAAGGCCGTTATGAGAGTTATTCCGATGAAGTTTTGATGGATATTTTAATTGAGATGAAGCGACACATTCCAGAATATGTCCGTATAGAACGGCTCTTCCGCGATATTCCAGGAGAGTCCATTTTGGAGGGCAGTCAAATGACCAATATGCGCCAAATTCTTCAAGATAAAATGAAAAAAGAAGGCATTGTCTGTCACTGCATTCGCTGCCGTGAAATCAAAGGCGATGTTTTTGATCCCGACGAAACGGAACTTCGAGTTTTGGAATACGAAGCCTCCGAAGGGAAGGAGTTTTTCATCAGCTTCAATCAAGCGGACCCAAAGGGTCTGCTAGGCAGAGAAGATAAACTGTGTTCACTCTTACGGCTCCGCTTCTCTTCCTATTCTTTGCAAGGCAAACCCCACTTCATTCCCGAGCTCGAAGGAGCCGCTTTGGTGCGGGAAGTCCACACTTACGGTGCTCAAGTCCGCGTAGGCAAATCCACAAAATCCGCCTCACAACACGGCGGCCTCGGCCGTCGCATGATCGCAAAAGCCGAAGAAATTTCCAAAGCCGCCGGCTACAAAAAAATCGCCATCATCGCCGGCGTCGGCACCCGCAACTACTACCGCAAATGGGGCTACGAACTCGAAGGCGCCTACATGACGAAGCAACTTTCTTAG
- the recG gene encoding ATP-dependent DNA helicase RecG — protein MLDTRLDARILKTRDNYISSLKEMGVKTVGDLLLYFPRAYRDEQEFTKINEMRTDQVNVIRGTLKSLLNLPSRGGKVLTKAIVADETGEVPVLWFNQPHIKRMFFKGAEIILTGKLKFERGKILMMSPKYEKPSATLLHTGRIVPVYPEKDEVSSKWLREKIYGMLPYAKFFEEYMPKWILESEGLMGLAEAIAQVHFANDDERLTEARRRLAFDELFMLQILAVKRKALWQKGTKSEKRLVGGINLEAFLDSLPFKLTGAQFRVIAEIFEDFAKEYPMMRLIQGDVGAGKTVVAAAAIYAMKQAGYQSAIMAPTEILARQHFKTLHRLLGPFEFNVQILTGSSTAAESETVLRQLATGTCDLVVGTHSLIQEGVQFSKLGIAVVDEQHRFGVKQRAVFKNYGTPHMLNLSATPIPRTLALALYGDQDLSTLDELPPGRQEIITRIVPEDKRKDAYLWISDQVAKGRQVFVVCPLIEESEVLQVKAATLEYERLKETIFPQHRLALLHGRMKAEEKDSTMKAFSAGEVDILVSTSVVEVGIDVPNATIMLIEGADRFGLAQLHQFRGRVGRGSHQSYCFLFSDSQSPDSLQRLQYMVKFNSGFDLAEKDLETRGPGEVYGVKQSGLPDLRMASFADKELLDRARACALRLVDEDMDLRAYPALAQKIAKLEAQMEITAVS, from the coding sequence ATGCTTGATACTCGATTGGATGCGCGGATCTTGAAGACGCGGGATAATTATATCTCGTCGTTGAAGGAGATGGGCGTTAAGACGGTGGGGGATTTGCTTTTGTATTTTCCGAGGGCGTATCGAGATGAACAGGAATTCACCAAGATAAATGAGATGAGAACAGATCAGGTGAATGTGATTCGTGGAACTTTAAAATCTTTACTGAATTTGCCAAGCAGGGGAGGGAAGGTGCTTACCAAAGCCATTGTGGCGGACGAAACAGGTGAAGTCCCGGTTTTGTGGTTCAATCAGCCGCACATTAAACGGATGTTTTTTAAAGGTGCGGAAATCATTTTGACCGGCAAATTGAAGTTTGAGCGGGGTAAAATTTTAATGATGAGCCCCAAATATGAAAAACCATCGGCAACTTTGCTGCACACGGGACGAATTGTGCCGGTGTATCCTGAGAAAGATGAGGTCAGTTCCAAATGGTTGAGGGAAAAAATCTACGGGATGCTGCCGTATGCAAAGTTTTTTGAGGAGTATATGCCCAAGTGGATTTTGGAGAGCGAAGGGTTGATGGGCTTGGCCGAAGCAATCGCCCAGGTGCATTTTGCCAATGACGATGAACGGCTCACCGAAGCGCGACGACGATTGGCTTTTGATGAGCTTTTTATGCTTCAAATTTTGGCCGTGAAGCGAAAAGCTTTGTGGCAAAAGGGAACCAAGAGCGAAAAGCGGCTCGTGGGGGGCATTAATTTGGAGGCCTTTTTGGACTCTTTGCCCTTCAAGTTGACAGGGGCTCAGTTTAGGGTGATAGCGGAAATCTTTGAGGACTTTGCAAAAGAGTATCCCATGATGCGTTTGATCCAGGGCGATGTGGGTGCGGGAAAAACGGTGGTCGCGGCAGCCGCTATTTATGCCATGAAGCAAGCGGGTTATCAGAGTGCCATCATGGCGCCAACGGAAATTTTGGCGCGGCAGCATTTCAAAACTTTGCATCGCTTGCTGGGTCCTTTTGAATTCAATGTTCAAATTTTAACGGGTTCCAGCACAGCGGCGGAGAGTGAAACCGTGCTCAGGCAATTGGCCACCGGCACTTGTGATTTGGTGGTGGGCACGCATTCGCTGATTCAAGAGGGTGTTCAGTTCTCCAAATTGGGTATTGCTGTAGTGGATGAGCAGCATCGATTTGGAGTGAAGCAACGAGCCGTCTTTAAAAATTATGGGACGCCACACATGCTCAATCTTTCGGCGACTCCTATTCCGCGCACTCTAGCTTTGGCGCTGTATGGGGATCAGGATCTTTCCACTTTGGACGAATTGCCACCCGGCCGACAGGAAATCATTACTCGGATTGTGCCCGAAGATAAACGAAAGGATGCGTATTTGTGGATTTCGGATCAAGTGGCGAAGGGCCGCCAAGTTTTTGTGGTGTGTCCGCTCATTGAAGAGTCCGAAGTTTTGCAAGTGAAGGCCGCAACTTTGGAATATGAGCGACTTAAGGAAACCATTTTTCCACAGCACCGTTTGGCTTTGCTGCACGGTCGGATGAAGGCGGAGGAAAAAGATTCCACCATGAAAGCCTTTTCTGCGGGTGAAGTTGATATTTTGGTTTCGACTTCCGTGGTGGAAGTTGGAATTGATGTTCCCAATGCCACCATCATGTTGATTGAGGGTGCGGATCGTTTTGGCTTGGCGCAACTGCATCAGTTTCGGGGAAGGGTTGGGCGAGGGTCACATCAGTCCTATTGCTTCCTGTTTTCAGATTCACAGTCACCAGATAGCTTGCAAAGATTGCAATATATGGTTAAATTTAATTCGGGCTTTGATTTGGCGGAAAAAGATCTTGAAACGCGTGGGCCTGGCGAAGTTTATGGCGTGAAGCAAAGTGGTTTACCGGACTTGCGCATGGCCAGCTTCGCCGACAAAGAACTTTTGGACCGTGCACGAGCCTGCGCCTTACGACTTGTGGACGAAGATATGGATTTAAGAGCGTATCCGGCCTTGGCTCAAAAAATCGCCAAATTGGAGGCTCAAATGGAAATCACCGCCGTGTCCTAA
- a CDS encoding methyltransferase domain-containing protein has translation MKPKGIQKKVRDDYNTIAKEFSETRQTLWKDFDFFTPYLKRDFSVLDLGCGNGRLLGFLKENGVEGYIGLDQSVELLKEAKKNWPGKKFLEADMSSPLPTKKKFDALFVIAAFHHLPPQDHEKTLRMWKEHLKPGGFLFMINWNLHQVRFLPLFLRSLLFPNYGFRGVLVPWKDSVRRYYFAFTRARLARLFKRSGYSVLFNDYTNEGKSATLFTGKNILTIAQNGLDGRSHGGTHAIGSPSGFGQTSADFYT, from the coding sequence ATGAAGCCTAAAGGAATCCAGAAGAAGGTTAGGGACGACTATAATACCATTGCAAAAGAATTTTCGGAAACAAGACAGACGCTTTGGAAGGATTTTGATTTTTTTACACCTTATTTGAAGCGGGATTTTTCAGTTTTAGATCTGGGCTGTGGGAATGGGAGGCTCCTTGGTTTTTTAAAGGAGAACGGGGTCGAAGGGTATATTGGCCTCGATCAATCGGTGGAGCTTTTAAAGGAGGCTAAAAAGAACTGGCCCGGGAAGAAGTTCTTAGAGGCCGACATGAGCTCTCCCCTTCCGACTAAAAAAAAGTTCGATGCGCTTTTTGTCATCGCGGCGTTTCATCACCTTCCTCCGCAAGATCACGAGAAAACTCTTCGGATGTGGAAAGAGCATCTCAAGCCCGGCGGCTTCCTTTTTATGATCAATTGGAACCTTCATCAAGTTCGATTTTTGCCCTTGTTTCTGCGTAGTTTGCTCTTCCCCAACTATGGATTTCGTGGAGTTTTAGTCCCTTGGAAAGATAGCGTTCGCCGCTATTATTTTGCCTTCACCCGGGCTCGACTTGCACGACTCTTTAAGCGAAGCGGATATTCCGTTTTATTCAACGACTACACGAATGAAGGTAAGTCTGCTACCCTTTTCACAGGAAAAAACATCCTAACGATTGCACAAAATGGACTTGATGGGCGTTCACATTGATGAACTCACGCGATCGGAAGCCCGAGCGGCTTTGGACAAACCTCAGCTGATTTTTACACCTAA